The DNA sequence CTCCCCTTATTATTAAGGAGCCTTACCCCTCCTTGTTTCTTTTTTATCAATAACATTTTGACTTCCCTCAAATTCTTCTACTACTTTGAGAGTTGAAGTTGGTTTATCTACTAATAATACTCCCTTCGTCCCATTCAATTCACTACATGTTTTTTTAACACTagacacgcattttaaggtgaatatatagtatacttccttaatttattttcaaaattttctttttttaaaaactttaaacatttaatttttatttaaaagaaatatttatatatatataaatataattttactTTAGAGGAGCATTAAAATGCGTGCCGAACTTGCGAACTCCCTGTCACCCAATGGGACAAAGGGAGTAATAGATATAGATAGGGAGTATTGTTAGAGTCATGCCAAAGCCAATATATTAACTTAATAGGAACCGATATATTTATGCTTTATATTTGGGGACTGAGGTACAAGCCTCTTGAAAATGTTCTTATGGATGGCACGGTATATGCATATGTAGTCCTGAGATTTAGCTATTGTATATAAGTAGAAACAGAACACAGGCAATCTGTAATTTTAGTAGCAGGGGCAACAAAGAGCACAAAAAGCCAATGAAGAATAAACTAGGTCTTTCAAGATACAATATCTCCCGCTACATATAAAGACTAGGGCTTTTGTTACCGAGACTTGTTATTTTGTCATCATATTTGTGTCTTTGGCTTCCAGGCTTTTCAATTTTTACATAATATCCGTTTCAAACATGGCACAGATTTAGCTTTGGGTATGAGATTCGACTCTGACACTTAATATTGATcctaacacttcaatttatttTTGGAAGAGTCCATATATAATCTAGACATCGTTTCAAAATTATTCTTCTGGTTTTGTTTCGTGAATATTCATCTATATCTATCTACAGTCTATTATAAAAGACCAAAACATTAAAAGCTTTAGTCCGTGTGGCCAGTTTAGGGCCGGTCTATGAGCCCAtttttttaaaacatattttattaGCGGGTTtgattttctttaaaaaaatatacTATTAATGGAACACATCTTTTCAAATTTAAACACATCTTATGGTCCAGTTATTTTAAAAAGCCTAATTATTAGAAAACTACAGTAACAGGCCCACGTATATTAAAAACATATTCAAATCAAAATACATAATTATTCTAATTTAACCAAATCTTTAAGTCCTACTTATTTTAACGGGCCTAACTGTTATAATAACCTAATTAAACAAGCATGAGTTTTCTAATTTAAAACATCAATAGAACAACAAgtataaactaaaataaaatattagaATACAATTAACTGGATAACAAATATTAAATTCTAAAATACATATTAAAATCAgctaaaattattttaataaatactATCCCAAGGGTTTAGTACCATATACACAACGCAATGCAAGTCAAATGGTTAAGATTTGTTAAATTCTACCAAGTAGCAACATAATTATACTAATAATATGGTATTAAAATGCAAAATCAAGTTTTCAACTACCCACATGATAAAATTTATTATTTGAGGTTGCTAGATATCAGATTAACCTCATGTTAACTTATGTGAGGTCTATTCATGTAAATATACAGTAATAGTTTTTTTTCTTAAGTATATAAGCTTATAGCTATATTATCATATAAAACATTAACACGTATGAATTTTCATTTATTATATACTCGCCTATCAAGAAGGCCAAATGTATTTGTGTGTGTGCACGCATGAGGTTTCACTTGTAATACAAAATTACCTCTTGTCTTAACCACACTTCTCAATTGTCCTCCAAAAATTTCACTTAAATGCGAAGGAACAAAGTTTTGGGTCCTTGTCACTGCAGATTTGTTTTTTGGACCCACTGTCTCCCAGTCATCATCATCTGCAGAAGAAACTAGAGATAACTTGCCCCCATATGCACTTGACTTGCCTTCAAGCTTTAATAATTCGTCATGCATTTGGTCCATAACGAAACTTAGGAACTCCTGCGCATCTTCTTGCCTGGAAAATATGAGTTGATACAAAATTAACATATCAAAAATTTGTATATACCTATACAGATTATATAGAAGTGACTATCTAGAGGCAAACAGAAAAACTGCATTTTTACGTCTACTTTCGAACTAGCAATTCTTAAGAACCATCTACTGTAATATAAGATAATTCTTCTATCCACTCCATTTGCCAAGCACAAGAAACCACTATCCGGACATCAATATAGATAAATAAAGCAGAACTTCAAGATAAACTGAAGCATTAGTAACCTGGCTATAAGTTAATTCTCCTCGATGCAAGTAAAATATACAATGAAAGAAAGTAACAAATTATTGCAAGATTTTCAGTCAAAGGGGAtacaaagaaaagagagaacGAACCTTGGTCTGCCCGAGATACTACTAGAAACATCTGGGGTAAATTTTTTAAGAACACTTTCAAACATTGAAGGGCTGAAAGGCCTTCCGATCTCAAGCACAAGTATGTCTTTCTTCTTCAAGGTTATGTCATTGGGTTCAAGAACGGACACAAAATCCGCAAATGCAGCTAGTGTCGGATAATTAACCTAAGGTACAAGCAAAGTTAGAACATCCATCATGATTTTGATTATGAATTCATTACCAATATAGTGTTGATCTAATTTCTAATAGTTAGCTGCAGACAAACTGAAAATTTGTTTTCTATAAGATTGTATTTAGGAACATGTACATCTTTTCAAATGACACAAATTGAGTTTTCATTTCATATTTATGCTAGTATTTGAACAGCTACAAATGAAATCCAGATCCAAATTCTTTTAGTTAGCCAAACATGTCATTCGACCAAATCcagaatttcaaatgaaatccTACTTCTCAAATAAGCCATAGTACTGTTTCAAACAAATTATACTATATTTGTGTATAATCTGATattatatatcatatattcaGAAGATATTCATCGTTCATGATTTTTTTACCAAAGAACTAATAATTTAAGCCCTTAATGGGAGAAAAAGTGACGTGTCTTTAAGTTATGCTGGCCAAATGTAACTGCAAAATCTCAACAAACATACAACTGCACTCCTGTTCTCTAAAACCAAGGCTCGATATTGATATAATATAGATGCAAAATCTTCAAGTCAAGAGACTAGAAACGAAATCTAACTAATTAAACTTTGTTAATCAGTATCAGAAACCCTTCGATATTCCAACAATATGTGAAGTTGTGAACTTCAATAAATTGAAAGTATAATTTATTCAGGAGGCAGTCTTAGAAATTAGGATAACGAGCATTTAATTCTTTTTCGTAAAAAAGAGtagtcatattaaaaaaataGAGGAAGCAAACCTTGGAAATATTGCGACTTCTTAATTCCAGTAGAAGCTTAATTAAAGGCGAACAGGATAAAAGAGCCTGCAGTGTGGCATTGAGAAAACATAAATTCCCGGAGTTAATCAACCCTCGAGGCCGCAAGTCATCAACCATTTTAACAGGACTATCGGAAGCCTTTTGGCATTGCTTTTGTAAGCCTCCATGAGATGTCCCATTTACATATCCTTCCTTTAACCTTACAGCGTCATGATCTTGCAGGGTCAACTTTTCTAGAGAACGaccttcattttccaccacactTGAACTTAAGTCACTGCCCTCTTTCCTCGTAGTCCCCTCACTACCACTACATAAACTAGAGCAACGTAAAGAATTTCCACTATCCCCATTCTCCTTCAACTTCCCATTCTCCACATTCTCACTTTGACCAATCTTGCACTCAGGCTTAACCCTAGACAAACCATTCGAACAATTCGGGAAATTTTTACTTAATTCACCATCAAAACTACCAAATGACAGTCCACTCACATTATTCAAAGAATTAACTGGCAAATCGTTCTTATTAACCGCCTTTTCAGCTGACTGATGCAGCAAGCTTCTAGCTTCATCTTCAGAAAAAGACCCAAATACAAATACCTACATAACTTACAAAactaaaatcaattcacactaaatttttaattttttaaaaaaaaacaactTTCAAGAATACAAAAAGAATAAAACTTCAACTAAATCAAGTTCTACAAAAAAACCAGAACATAAAAAGAAGCAAACAActataaaaacacaaaaacatacAAAAATTATAGAGATACATGAAATTAAATAATTGCATACCTGGTGAGTAAGAGGGTCACCCATTAGTATTGAAAGAAAGTAAACATTAGCTTTGTGAGATGATTATATTATTCACTAGTATTGGTAATCAATTTGTATTTCTCACTGAGTTTTATGGGTATAAACACGTTTTGATTTTTGAATGTAATTGAATTTCTGAAACCCTAAAAAACCATAATCATGAGAATGATGTGAAAGGGATGGAAAATAGGACATATGCGTAGGCCCGACCCGTCAAAATATCGAGCCCAAACATGTTTGCACAATTTTGGTACCATATTTATTTTAACAAAATTATCAATTTATGTCACAAAAACAAAATATTAATTGATGTGGGATGGGAATTTATCAAATTTACaactttttataaaaaaaatatgaatttttcaacTCCTGAAATAACTTGCAAAAAAACTAttttattctaaaaatatttgtaaaaatacgaTGTTGCATAATAGCTTGCATTTATTTTGAATTGTGCAACTCTTTTATGTTGCATTTTGGGTTGTATTTTGTGTTACATTTTCGATTACAAATTATGTTGCAAATATGATTAAAAATTTGTAAaacgtatttttgcaaatatttttaaaatttcaagTTTCAAACGTGGTTGCAAACTACTTTCAAAATTGCAAacgtatttttgtaaatatttttaaaaagtgaATACATATTTACAAAAAAGTTGTAAAACTAAGATATTTATGAAAAAATTCATTTATCTATTGTAATTTTATTGTAACTTTCAATTTCACTTgaattaaattcaaattttaaattagttttttgaatttttaaaaattatataaattgaatttaatatttttaaaacttaaataaaaatcaaatatatttaatttgaattttaaaaattacatatatttaattttagatttttaaaatcCATTAATCATGTAATATTTAATTTGGATTTTCAAACAAACATTTAAATCTAATGTTAATAAAAAAATCTACATTTTGTTAGATTTAATAATTAAagaatttttataattttgatgAAGTATTTCATATCTTTTGAAACgtggttgttaggtaatgaatcacacacaaagggggtgaatgtgtctttctgattttaggcttttcttgaaagttaattgttgaacaaaataaattaaatcttgtatagaaaaatgttcatgcagaatttaaacttgtagaaaataaagaacacaaatcttcaaaactcacttaattttatataaaaattaaggctcttttgctataaaatttctaagttctttgatgttaaagagctcaacttcttcttgagagtgttacaaaaATTGTGATCTAAATTGTAACaactaactaaaggaccagtgttaactttataatttagttaactgttggtttacacagtagataaacatgctattagtttttctaaactgtcacttgtcatttctatttatagaaaagcaaatcttccatttatggcttagcatatctttagcatcccgtgttcattttaatcttcctctgtcagttaatctttgccattgatcttgcacattcttcaaactgctttttgtagacttgtcaatccagctgttggattgtttgttgattgtttatcttgaaaACTGAACTagtctgcaattttgtactttgaggctgtacctcgagatctccagtttaggtctatagaacagTTGACATCtagataagtatattggcttatcgagatctctagtactctatattcaGTTTGGCTTGTAGAATCTACAGTTCTATATAAGAAAtttaggcttgtcgagatctctagtcttcacatcttcactttgacttatcgataactcttagttctctagtggcttcttgacttgttgatatctcacGGTTCTTTAGTCAAATTCACCTTGTCGACATCTCAGAGTTCTTTAGTGAATTTTGAtatatcgatatctctgagttctctagtggaacttgacttatcgataactcagagttctctactgaatgtagacttgtcgataactctgagttctctagtgaaggaatgacttgtcgatatctccaattttcagtttttcaaatttggcttgtcgatatcttcctgagttctctagtggcttttctgacttctcgataagccattcgagccattctggagttctcgaatgacttctctat is a window from the Apium graveolens cultivar Ventura chromosome 1, ASM990537v1, whole genome shotgun sequence genome containing:
- the LOC141668831 gene encoding ubiquitin carboxyl-terminal hydrolase 24-like codes for the protein MGDPLTHQVFVFGSFSEDEARSLLHQSAEKAVNKNDLPVNSLNNVSGLSFGSFDGELSKNFPNCSNGLSRVKPECKIGQSENVENGKLKENGDSGNSLRCSSLCSGSEGTTRKEGSDLSSSVVENEGRSLEKLTLQDHDAVRLKEGYVNGTSHGGLQKQCQKASDSPVKMVDDLRPRGLINSGNLCFLNATLQALLSCSPLIKLLLELRSRNISKVNYPTLAAFADFVSVLEPNDITLKKKDILVLEIGRPFSPSMFESVLKKFTPDVSSSISGRPRQEDAQEFLSFVMDQMHDELLKLEGKSSAYGGKLSLVSSADDDDWETVGPKNKSAVTRTQNFVPSHLSEIFGGQLRSVVKTRGNKDSATVQPFMLLHLDISHNAVRTIEDALYLYSAPETIDEYRAATTKKVGVVSAKKSISIQKLPKILILHLMRFGYGSHGSTKLHKPVRFSLELLLSRELLMASATERRKYDLVSTITHHGQEASKGHYTADARYPSGQWLRFDDASVTAIGASKVLHDQAYVLFYQQC